Proteins co-encoded in one Cucurbita pepo subsp. pepo cultivar mu-cu-16 chromosome LG15, ASM280686v2, whole genome shotgun sequence genomic window:
- the LOC111776371 gene encoding uncharacterized protein LOC111776371 produces MAKQNIQQMAQLNREFENSAMMANQKRITANAIHLADDRERAIRAYAHLAVEELYPCIIRPETQGTTFELKPVMFQMLQTIGKFHGLSSEDPHLHLKSFLGVSDSFRFQGVDKDVIRLSLFPYSLRDGAKSWLNTLASGTIDSWNSLAKKFFIKYFSPTRNARFRNEIVAFQQFEDETLSEAWERFKEMLRKCPHHGSPQCIQMETFYHGLNIATKQVVDASANGAILSKTNNETYEILERIASNNCQWADVRSNPGKKTRLEVDALSSINAQLASVTNILQNLALGQGSMTKAPAHTAVVMTQTAAKSCVYCGEEHTFDQCPSNSASIFYVGNQASQGNPKNNPFSNTYNPGWRNHPNFSLKRQGSYNQQMPPKAIYPLGFEDKAHTINKCHLKQFIL; encoded by the coding sequence atggcaaaACAGAATATACAGCAAATGGCCCAACTGAATCGGGAGTTTGAAAATTCAGCGATGATGGCTAATCAAAAGAGAATTACTGCTAATGCCATTCATTTAGCAGATGACAGAGAAAGAGCGATTCGAGCATATGCACACCTAGCTGTGGAAGAGCTATATCCGTGCATTATTAGACCCGAAACGCAAGGAACCACGTTTGAGCTAAAGCCCGTGATGTTTCAAATGTTGCAAACCATTGGAAAATTTCATGGACTATCGTCGGAAGATCCCCACCTACATCTAAAGTCATTTTTGGGAGTTAGTGACTCGTTTCGATTCCAAGGAGTGGATAAAGACGTGATTAGATTGAGCTTATTCCCTTATTCTTTGAGGGATGGTGCTAAATCATGGTTGAATACCTTAGCATCAGGAACAATTGATTCTTGGAATAGTCTagcaaagaaattttttatcaaGTATTTTTCACCCACTAGAAATGCACGGTTCAGAAATGAGATTGTCGCTTTTcaacaatttgaagatgaaacaCTAAGTGAAGCGTGGGAGAGATTCAAGGAGATGCTTAGAAAATGTCCTCATCATGGATCACCTCAATGTATACAAATGGAGACTTTCTACCATGGATTAAATATTGCTACTAAACAAGTAGTTGATGCTTCCGCCAATGGAGCTATTTTGTCAAAGACAAACAATGAAacatatgaaattttagagagaataGCATCAAACAATTGTCAATGGGCGGATGTGAGAAGCAACCCAGGAAAGAAGACTCGACTTGAAGTTGATGCTTTGTCTTCTATCAACGCTCAACTAGCTTCGGTgactaatattttacaaaatctaGCATTGGGACAAGGCTCAATGACCAAAGCACCAGCCCATACAGCTGTTGTAATGACCCAAACAGCAGCTAAATCTTGTGTATATTGTGGAGAAGAACACACTTTTGATCAATGTCCAAGCAATTCGGCCTCAATTTTTTATGTGGGGAATCAAGCTAGTCAAGGGAACCCGAAAAATAATCCCTTCTCAAATACTTATAATCCGGGGTGGAGAAATCATCCAAACTTCTCATTGAAGAGACAAGGCTCATACAATCAACAAATGCCACCTAAAGCAATTTATCCTCTAGGTTTTGAAGACAAGGCTCATACAATCAACAAATGCCACCTAAAGCAATTTATCCTCTAG